The Silene latifolia isolate original U9 population chromosome Y, ASM4854445v1, whole genome shotgun sequence sequence TGTGTCTTTTTATATAACTCTGGTTAGAAACTAGCTTAAGTTTAAAATTTTTCTGATcagatatactccctctgtcccggtcatttgttgtccttttccatttttaggtgtctcagtcatttgttgtcctttctattttaagaatgaacttgatgaataatttgatcattctcattcaatttgttccacttatcATTTGATTATTGGTCCtctcccctttccttggtctttgtgccaaaaccaaaggacaacaattgactgggacggagggagtaatacatATCGAGACTAAAACCTGTGATGCGGACCTACAATTAAACCTGGCGCCGGCTATTATCCGAAATACATTATAGTTTTCTAAGTTAGAATTGTTTAGCTATAGACATTAATGTTGTATGCCTTTCTTTAACGTAAAATAGAGAGATATTTTTTTTACAGTTACTTTCAATAATCAATAACTTGTAAAAAGTATTATTAATAGAGATTTTGATACTAGAAGGCTTTTTCGTATCTCAGAGTACCTAAATAAGCGGATATATGATTTAATGGAACTCAATCACCTAATATGAGATTACAGGCGTAAACAAAGCAAAGTTTAACACAATCAAACATTAATAAAACATAGCTGCAAAGCCAAGTGACAGATTTAAAAAAAGTTAAGTTTAACACAATCAAACATTAGTAAAACATAGCTGCAATGACAATTGACCAGATCATAGGCAAAATTCAACCGCATTTAAGGTAATAAATTGCAATCAACCGCTTTATTAATTCCAAACTTGGAATCTAACTTCACGTAAGATGATGAACCAGGCGAAATTAAGTTACAAATCACGAACGTTAAAGTAATGTTGTCTGCGTGATGGTTGCAATCGCTTAGTGGTTTGTTCGGCAGGCAACACAATCGCCAATGGTTGAGTAGGTGTATTAGGATTTTTAGGAATATGATACGGTGTActaatttataaataaaaaaaagtGATTTGCGTAAATTGAAGACGAACAAAATTCAAATTAGGAACGAACATGAGccttcaattgtaatagttacaCATCCAAAACGGACTCCCGCTCATTAGTCTATCCAATTACCCTTGAATATCGTAGTCCATTATTTGCCTTTTTATTTCAGAAACGTCTTTATTGTGTGAATAAACCATCCCCAATCAATTTCGTCTAGGAATCATATGGTTTACCTACTCTTATACGATGTATGATTTAAAAGATATGTATTGAATTCGAATATCAGAAGGATTTCATACTTGCTCAGGATATTGTCTGGTGTTTAATAATTATAGTCCTAATTTATATCAGACAGTTTATCCTAATCCTAGAACGATTTAGTCAAGAGGATTTCAAATACACCATATaaaaacaaaatcaacgaaatatactacccatatatatatatatatatatatgtatatatatatatatattaactgAGCGTCAAAAGAGTTTTAAGGATATTGGGTTCAGGTTAATAGATATGTCGTCGATAACTGAACTATACAAACAGAACAGAAAAAGACGTCGGGCTGCGTTAGTTGAAAAGGAACAGTACCAGCGAGGAGAAGAACACCAGTTGGAACAGAGTATCACTACGGCGATGACAGGGAAAGTATCAGGTTTGATCTCATGCGACTAATATCTCCAATGAATTTTTACCGCAGTTTTATTTTTCATAACAAAAATCTTATTTTTTGGACACAAGTGAAGTATATCTGTTTAATTTTAAAtctatttttaaataaaaaagcATGTCTTGCCTTGTGGAAAAATCGCTTTAATATTAATAGAGCGGTGTAAACGCTACTGAATTGGTACAAGATTACAATTTCTCATTATACATTAACAATCACAGACGATACATCGTTAAGATCGAGATTCAGGACATGAGGTCTGTGAAGGATGCCGGAAAAGAACAAGGTTATTACTTACAAAGAACCAGGACCAACTCGTGGGTAGCCAACATTGTCCAACAACCGGAAGTTCTTCATTAGCAACTGATGCCATACGAGGTACGATCTTTAATTGAATTTAGAACGTCAATCATATGAAGGTTTATCGTCAATATATTAACCTGAATAGGTTCAAATTATTCAGTTCGAAATATTATGAGGGCAATACAGATTGGAAAACTGGGACAGATAGTCAAGTTCTAAGTCATGCTAATAACAAGCTCGGTTAAATTTTGCTTAATTATTAGATAATAATTGAAAATGACAGTGAGATGACATGAAAGATTAGAAGTTAACTTGAGATTTTGATAACAGGCGAAACGGTTTTATTACAACAATCTACAGGTCAGGTCAGCGGGTACAATACAGTCGACCAGACAATAGTCCCTTCAAAGGTAAGAGGGCAGAAGAAAGTTGCGCGTCCAAGCACTACGAGTCGGGCTTTGAGTGCAGCTATTACAAGAGCGCATAGAGCAGCCCTGTCAGATATCTCAGTTTAAGTGAACAGTTATATACATGCCCAAGATGTAAGGCAATTATGTGGTTCGAAGAAAGGGTAAAGAAAACCAGTAATAGAAATCGGATTAGTTTTAGTTTATGTTGTAGTGAAGGGAAGATAAACCTGCCCGTAATAGACGATCCACTAGAGTTTTTAAATGGGTTGCTGGATTACACCCAGCAAGGCTGTGCAGGGAACTTTCGGCAACACATTCGTATGTAAAATTCATGCTTTCATTTCACTTCAATGGGCGCCAAGGTTAATAAATCGATTAACAAAGGGCGTGGGTGCTACGTATTTCGGATAAGTGGTCAGGTAAATCATTGGGCTGGTTCACTTCTTCCCACAGATGCAAAAGAACCTTTGTTTTTGCAGTTGATGTATATGACAGTTCAACTGAGTTAAAAATGAGGGCGAACGCAGTAGGGAAACAGGAAGGTAGCCCTGAACTGGATCCAGGTATTCTTTCCGGATTGAAGCAAATGCTTGACGATGTGAGTCCTTTAGTTTATATGTTCCGGACAGCAAGGGAAAGACTGAAAAAGGAGAACGATTTAAAGCTATCGATAAGATTAATAGGCACACGGGAAAATAAGCCAAGAGTATACAACAAGCCCACCACTTCGGAGATAGCAGAATTGATAGTGGGTGATACCTCTGAGAATAGTGCAGGATGGGATATAATTATAGAGCACATGAGTGATGGCCTAAAGAGGATAAACGAGCTCCATCTGTCGTACATGGCGTTGCAATACCCCCTCCTTTTCCCGTGCGGTGAAGAGAGTTTTTATCTTGGGATACCGTACTGTTACGAAGAAACTACCTCAAATAGGAAGAAGAGAAAAAGGGAGAGCGTGACAATGAGAGAATACTACGCCTATCGACTGCAACAAAGATTATCTGACGGTTATGCTCttttaaggggggggggggggggcaaacTTCTACAACAATTCATAGTTGATTGTTGTTGTGCAATAGAGTCAGAGAGATTATGGTACATAAGGATGAAATAATCAAGCATAAGGCGTGACATGTTAAATAACATATGTGATGCAGTAAGACAGGGTGAATATAGGGGTGTAGAAGTAGGAATGCGGATCTTCCTTCTGTCGTCTTTCACAGGTGGGCCTAGATATATGCAAGCGAATTACCAGGATGCCATGGCAATATGTAGATTTTATGGGAACCCCCATCTCTTTATAACATTCACAGCTAATCCGAAATGGCCGGAGGTTGAACTCATGCTCTGAAACATCCCAGGCCAGAGACCGGAGGACAGGCCCGATATTATGACGAGGGTATTCCGGCTGAAACTAGCTCAACTGATGGACTGCTTGAAAAAGGAGAGATACTTCAGGGACGTTGTGGCAGGTATCTTGTATCGTCAACAATTAAATACGATAATGACACGTTAAAAAAGTAGAATAAAGTTCTTGATTATTAATTAGATTCGTGAATATTCATGTTTTAAAGTACGTATAGGGCACCGACCATCATTAATATCTTATTGCCATCGCAGATGTGTATACAATTGAGTTTCAGAAAAGAGAGTTACCCCATGCCCACATACTTTTGTGGTTAAAGAAGGATGGATCACATATTTCTCCAGAGTATATTGACAGTATTATTCAAGCGAAGATTCCCGATGTTGAGGAGGATCCGGAATTATACAACATTGTGTCTCAGTTCATGGTGCATGGACCTTGTGGCGAATCAAACCCCAGCTGCTCGTGCATGGTGAACAACACATATAGCACAAAATACCCGAAGAAATTTTGCGAGCAGACAATGATCGACAACAATGGTTACCCTGTCTATCGTCGTCGGAAGAATAACAGGTATTTTACGGGTGCTACCACCATAGTACTGAGGAGGATTGTCTTTAATATTAAAATAATACAAGTTGAACTGAGTTCAAATAAACAAAGTCACATCTTATTAATCAACGGTCAACTTAATGCCACAAGTACATTCAAAAGGGAGTACATAAGATGGACAACAGACATATAGTGCCTTATAATCCAGGTTTGCTCTTGATGTTCAATGCCCATATAAATGTGGAATGGTGCAACACGGCAAGAGCGATAAAGTATCTGTTTAAGTATATTTTGAAAGGCCCGGATAAAGCAACTGTGGTACTATGGAATGACCAGGAGGATGAAATCAGCGCCTACCTGGATTGTAGATATTTATCAGCATGTGAGGCATCCTGGCGGATTTTCGGTTTTGATATTCATCAACGAAATCCATCTGTTATACGTCTGCCCGTCCATTTACCCGGCGAACAGTTCGTAGTCTTAAGCGATACCTCAAATCTGCAAGTCGTTATTAACCGAGCGACCAGCAACGAGACAAAGTTAATGGGTCGTTCACAGTAAATGCGATGTATCCAGAAGCAAGAGAGCTTACATATGCACAATTCCCTACTAAATATGTATGGAAGGACGGATGGATAAGGCGATCAAAAGGCAACAACATAGGCAAGATAGCGTATGTTCACCCGACGGCGGGGGAAAGGTATTATCTCCGTCTTCTACTGAATATCGTAAAGGGGCCAACTTCGTTTGATGATCTCAAGAGGATCAACGAAGTAGTATACCCATCGTATAAGGAAGCTTGCTATGCTTATGGTTTACTAAGTAATGATAAAGAGTGGCATGAGGCATTAAACGAGGCAAATCGATGGGCAATGCCGTCACAGCTCAGAGAATTATTAGTTACATTAATATTATTTTGCGAAGTAACAGATGTAAAGACGCTCTGGGAGAATAGTTATAGTATGCTATCAGACGATATCGAGAGAAATAAAAGGAGGGCTTTCAACCACCCCACACTTGTACTTCAGGAGGATGTGAAGAGATCATACACATTGATTGAAATAGATAAAGTACTCATGAGATATGGAAAGTCACTGAAGGACATCAAAGAAATGCCACTTCCTAGCTTTGATGACTTAAAGGGCGTGGAAAATAAGCTGGTAAGGGAGGAACAAATGTATGACCACGAACAACTACACCAAGAATGGTCAGGAAAAGTGCACCAATTAAACACGGAACAATTGCATGTTTATGAGGAGGTTGTAGACGCTGCGTACCATAATAAAGGTGGGGTTATGTTCCTTTATGGGCACGGAGGGACAGGCAAGACGTTCTTATATAGTCGCCTTGGAAAGTTCATAGTGGAAGGGAAAATAATCACGGGGTCCAAAGTCGGACAAAAAGTGATAATCCCGAGAATAGTGATGACTTCATTGGATACAAAGATCCCTTTCATTCTTAAACGTCGGCAGTATTCATTAAGGCCATGCTACGCCATGACGATAAACAAGAGTCAAGGGCAGTCGCTTGATTATGTTGGGGTGTACCTACCAAAGCCAGTATTTAGTCACGGCCAACTTTATGTAGCAGCGTCGAGGACAACATTACCCGAGGTATTGAGGTTCTACATTGACGATATGGACCAGATGTATCCGGGGGACACGAGGAATATTGTTTACAAGGAAGTCTTCACGAATCTACCAAATTAGGTGTCATGTGATACATTTTGGTTTTTCATTACAGAATAGTAAGTAGTAATATTTTGACATTATATTCAAAGTACGTTACACCACTTTTAAATTGTAAAAACATACAATTTATATTGCTACCtcgggattcaagcttggattagaagatCTACAACCatcctcttcatctccttcacctTGTAAGTAAAGATCTCcccttttctagtcttttaaaccctaacttttgaggGAATTCGTTATAGGTAATTAATTAGGAATTAGTATGTGTTTTTGGGGCAATTAAGCGGTATTAATAAGGGGCTTTGTAGTGCATATTAGTATAGGATGTGTTGTGATAGTTATCATGTAATTTGTATAGGATGAGATGGTCCCTTGAGACGGTTTTGGTccggattcgagtagcttgacgagattgctaaaaggtaggttaatcctactcggtttcaataatgtagTGTTTTTTATGGTGATGTTGTAGTTAGTTTTGCATAATTTGggtatttgcattataacatgtttaatgGTAATCACATTATTAAgtggatgattatgatatgttggttgTGGTTCATGCATTGGTCATTTTCATATATattggagttgttgttgttgttgttgttgttgttgttgttgttgttgttgttgttgttgttgttgttgttgttgttgttgttgttgttgttgttgttgttgttgttgttgttgttgttgttgttgttgttgttgttgttgttgttgttgttgttgttgttgttgttgttgttgttgttgttgttgttgttgttgttgttgttgttgttgttgttgttgttgttgttgttgttgttgttgttgttgttgttgttgttgttgttgttgttgttgttgtcgttgtcgttgttcttgttcttgttgtttttgtttttgtttttgttgttgttgttgttgttgttgttgttgttgtttttgttgttgttgttgttgttgttgttgttgttgttgttgttgttgttgttgctgttgttgttgttaacgttgttgttgttgttgtcgtcatCGTCGTcgtcatcgttgttgttgttgttgttgttgttgttgttgttgttgttgttgttgttgttgttgttgttgttgttgttgttgttgttgttgttgttgttgttgttgttgttgttgttattttaaagacgtaagacggttgggagaccgtcttacgcgtaagtcgcctcttggagcttcccactccaatggggatgtgcacattaatggtttgggttacagagggactcgtgtggttgaggcacgacatcTGGCAGGGGATTCAGTTGGCTTccagacccggtacgtctgggcgtgtccctgtaccagtgtggttgtcggtatgtccgGGCGTATCCCGCTACCGTGGCGGTGGCGGTGGTGTGTTGGCGTCTCATTTACATTAGTAGTCATATTGCAAGTTCACGCTTGAGTCGTGTcaccttttatttgtttattgaaactgacgtttgttgtgtctacgtatttgtcacctgtctcttttggggtggcctgtgttgatccatatgatatcctttggtcatatagaGAGCAGGTTAGGTACAGTTTGtgtggatagtacgcgggagacgggacgagcttgacgAATCACGAGACGAGTGTAGTTAATTAGATGAGTATAGTAGCcgtgagttgtattttatttattagttacggtttgtaatcactaaacttgtcacttataataaatgtttctttattgtatctctgactcactgcctcgggaaaccgagaaggtatcacctcccaattaccttggccgggtaagaagggggtgttacaaagtggtatcagagcgatgattttggaacttAAACTAATAAACcaaatgaacctaggtgtgtctaataaaatgaacccaactTGAGTAcgataggagatcggttttggattaGTGGGCgtcctcatatcaaaactagtgcctattgtctcggttggtcactacgtgggtggttaaaaGCATGGGTGACGTTATGTGGAAGTTATATGGTGGCATGATTGTAAGGTttatttacctattattagactcctctaatagtgaactaattatcatcttaattatttgttctttagatctagtgcatgcataacaaaataagagatttataagaaagcaatgtcccttacattgttaattttggttttgtgggcacaagtaaggtcttctaccttcacttgttcttgagctatgacgagtattaggatgatcctccaaagactccaagtatagaagccactcctcttgattacacccaagattatcccttatctctactaaataatatgtgctagatattggtttagtagtctaccttaaaattgattactaatactcatatattacactaataatattagtaatatttatgaacaatttagattgaatcttctcatattaTTAGAGgaagattaaagagtagagagATATAAGGCTTTTTCATGTGTGTTGTGTGAATGAATATTAAGAGAACAAAAATTCTCTTCATATGAAGGAGGGAGGACGGTTGAAGTAGTCCAAATAGGGCATCTTacttttctctttttgtcttcacaagaattagatttgtaagatgtgtaagagtaggtgtaaggctagttgtaggtaggcattatcatgccattttatcaaataaaatgaaacaaccaaaacccactaatacttcctccatttcggtccatcctccataaaatggactaccattttattttgtcaatatgtcatttgtcacacaatatgtcacatgtagtatgttacatgttattaattaatttaatgcatatttatcacataaatatcattttataaattaattaaattacatacaacaaattgactagttaTACTTGATCAcacaaataaaatgggtcatataattataaatcacaacatcttgtaattataattaaccattcattcttatctatattgtttctcaaacaataaacaattttagtaataaagtatttcaattactaaaataaatcttatttaatcccattacaataagatataatattctctctcacaaacgaattgttcaattttaaggaattgattaacttgtatcgtcatacaattaatcaactttactgataagggcatcatcctttaggtgtgaccttaagggatcaactggccaccaccgtcccacgatagtaacgtcaaactctagcaagccaatcgttaccgattaatgttgatcagttgactgtataaatgaatcatccctcacgtattcttaatatgagatttaattatgatatttaaatcatgtgatcgcactattgttgaggacacattttccaacaatgaTTGCATGAATGTGTGATTTACATTAAGTTCTGGTATGATATAGTACTTACCATGATACACGAAAATTTGAAAGTTGAATGCTAGGTTATTAGGAGTAGCATGCTTTGAAATAGTAATATATGTTGGTATCCGAATGATGACATTGCTTTTTAAATTTTGCACCGAGTGTTAAATGAATGCATGTTAGTGTATTTGTCGTATCTGATCGGGGAATTATGTTGGTAGAGTAGCTATTAGTACTACGATAAGGTACAAGAGACGGTACGATAGGATGACGTATGAACTAACTCGGGTGAGTCACCGAAAGCCGGTGGACTCCCGAATCTTCTCTTTGTGTTGCAGGGATTTCATCGTTCTCATTCGACTTAAAATTTCCAACCATAAGCAACCACTCCACCGAGTACAGTTCGCACCCGACCGAGTAACCTCTCAatcgaccgagtgaactcggccactcgatcgagtgaaaaattcactcgaccgagtgaactcgccactcgaccgagtggagcttgGATAAGATTTACACGAGTTTGATTCCCATTTCTTCACtccttatcttcttcatatctcaTTTTCACCTCATTCAAACATCACCATAATATCTCTAAAAATAATTCCAAAACTCCATTTTTGTGATTTACTACTTGGGCTAAGTTTTCCACTCAAAATTTTCATCTTAAATCTCTCCTAATTAGCAATGTAAGTGGACCATTCTTCCTCTTATTCCTTCATCCCGAATTTGTTAAATCTACACTAATGTTCATGAGGTGTGTCAATTTATTTCAAGCTTTTACTTAATTCAGGGTAACAAATAGCTCTCTACATTATTATTGttctaaaaatcaaatttttatgtcAATTCTACCACATAaattgaagaacacgaaaatggaTACATGAACTTGTATGTGGACTTTTGGTGCTTGTTGTTGAGTCTAattggacaacaaaggcttaatCTTTGTTGTTATGGATGAATTTTTGTTTAGATATGTGAAAACTTCGCCTTAAAACTTcgttttaaattttttaattttagacaagtcatgcctaaatttttaattttcttGAGTAAAAGTTGGTTTAATTGTCTTATAAGACTACCCTTTTAATTGGTAATGCGGTATGTGATCTCAACATGAAAATTTTTCCACCTTGAAGTTTGGGTAAAACTCTTGAAAATTTTTAAGTATCCATGCACAACTTTGAATTTGTCTTGAAAATGGTTTGAGAAGTGTTGGTAAATTAAGAATTTGATGGCTATTATTATTACACTATGAGGTAAATCAAGAAAGTttcattttaaaaatgtaaatgaaTTTCTCAAAATTTAATACTCACTATGTCAAAAACTTCATTTTGATGCTCACTACTTGGTCAAGTATTATGTTTGGGAAATGGGGGAGAATTTTATCCACTTTCAAAGTTAGTCACAAGTCTCATCCTTCCTTCTATGTCTTCTGTGTGATTTCTCTTGTAGCATGTCAAGGAACACGAGGAGCACCCGTGGAAGAAATAACTGTCAACCCCAACCCGAGCCGGCAGCACCACCCGCCTTTACCCACCCGGGATACCAGGGGTTAGAGTTTGCTAGTGAACCCCATAGGAATACTTTCTTAGCCCTCACCGAGAGACGTATGAACGCCACTTGGTGTTTTTCGGAGAGTGCCATAGAAGCCTTGGGGATAGAGGTGCAAGTGCATGACATCTTTAGCGTACTTAGAATGGAGGGATTGTATAACTTAGCGGAAATAAGTTACCGcacccttaccttagaatttttgagctcCTTCCTCTACAATCCAAAAGACCACACCGTGAGCTTTCGACTCAAGAACACCTCCTTTCACCTATCTAGTGATGTCTTTGCGGAGTGGCTAGGTGTAGGAAAAAGGACCACCTTTACCCTTGACAAGGTGAGGAAGGAAATGAAAGCCACAAAATACATCAACCTTTACATGGGTAACCGCACTACCGACGTTAGTGCCATGAAAATAAATGATGTGGAACACCCCGTTGTGAAAATTTTCCTTCACCTAATGACCAACCTCCTTTACGGGAGAAAGGACCCTAGTAAACTCAATTCCTCGAAAGTACTACTTCTAAGATCCTACCTCAATCCATACTATGAGAGGCGTTTTTACTTTAGCCCCGTGTCTATGGTATGCTTAGCATTTGAGAGGATGACCAAGTCCGACAAGTGTTCCTTTGATTGTGGTCCCCTAGTGACCAGACTAGCTAAGAACCTCTTGGGTTATGAACCAGGGGTTATTGATAGACCCATGAGTACGGAGGTGCCATACTTCGAAATTGCCTACATGAAAGGCATGTTTTGGATTGTGGATAGGAAAGACAAAAAGGGGTACTCATGGAGAGTGAACACGGACTTATACATGAAGCTTCCTGCAAACGGGAGATTGCCCGAAACCTCCCATCTACCCGAGCTAGCACCACCTCGTCCTCCGGCCCGATCCTACCTCATTCCCGGAAATCTTACTTACACTCTTGATGGTGAAGTGGTACGAGGGGAACCAACCCATCAACTTCTTTCTGATCCTCCTAGGACTTCTCCACATGCCCCATCATCCTCCTATATGCCCATGCCCTCGCCGCCCTTTGATCGCCCTAGACACTCCACTTACGCCCCGTCCTCTTCTTTCATGAAAGAACCTTCACCGCACCATGACCCTCCTCGACACTCCATGCACATGCCATCTTTCACCAGAGGGTATAACCAACCACCGCCGGCTTATGGTCACCAATATCCCATGGTGGACCTATTTGAGAGAGTGAACAACTCGTTGGTCCTAAGAGATATGCATAAGTTCACCTATAACCAATGGTCCGGGGATGGGGACACTTCCGGAGTATTCAAGGCCTATGGTATTCAACCCTCGGATTGGAGTCATAGGATTCCTCATGGCGACGGACACTTACTTGGCCCTTGGGCGGGACCGCACTATACCACAAGGAGTTTCTTCAATAAAACGCTCCAAAGTGGAGGCTATCAAGAGAATGTAGGTAATGCTTACCAAGGTAATGTGGATTGTCCGTACCAAGAGGAGGTGGGAGGTGTCTCTCATAAGGGTGGGAGCAATGTCTTCTATGGGAGCGGGAGTGGAGGTGGAGCATCTAGCTGGGCACCAGGACTTATGGAGTACCATGGCCGCTATGTCAACGCAATTGTAGAAGTCGCAACGATAGACACCTTGGGCGATAGAAGGAGTGAAGAGCTTAGCACGCGGAGGGAGGAGTCACCGGTAAACAACCAAGGAGCCCTGGTTCGGTGGGTGAAGAGGCTTGTCAAGAGAAGGAAGTCATCTTCTTAGTTTTGTTTACTCATAGGGAAAGATGTGTGACCTTGTGTCGGTTGGACCTCGAACGATTTGTTCTCTTGTGTTGTaaactcggccataaggccaaaaCCTAGTGGATGTGATGTCGTAGGATGGTACTATGATCACCATTGAGACCCTCTTTGCAAGTATGATCGACCATAGGTAAGTCTAGAGACTATGAATGACTGAATTTTGGACTATCAGGTGACACTCAACCGAGTGCCGTTTTCACTCGACCTAGTGgcgttccactcgatcgagtgccccatttcactcgatcgagtaagacgaAAACAAACCCTGGGAACTTTCTGTAAGAGcccgcactcgaccgagtgacacactcactcgaccgagtgccatccTCACTTGACCGAGTAAGTATCCACTCGACTGAATGGACtgttttgttcttgttttgatgGTTTTGAACCAACATGGATTGAGCACTCCCGTTTTATAATCCTACAGGGCCTAGTAGTGTGTAAGCGTAAAAATCGTTAGTGAATGAATTGAAATAAGTTGTTTACGTTAACATGTATCGTTTTGTGTGTTTTGGTAAAAACACGTTTAATTGATGAATGAGATCAAACTTGCTTAGTAAGGATAATAATGAAGCGGTAATTGGTAAGCATAAGTGAGAGTTCTATGAGTTTTATGCATGATCGAGTCTTGTGGAGATGATATGATACGAGAATAAATAAGAATACATGCGTGATCACATGGTTTATGCACAACATGAGTTAGTCGGGAATAAGGATTATGGAAGAGAGTGAGTCACAGTAGGCGAGGTACTCGACCGCGTTATGATTGTTATGTACGGAGTCATGAGTTATA is a genomic window containing:
- the LOC141631133 gene encoding uncharacterized protein LOC141631133; protein product: MYPEARELTYAQFPTKYVWKDGWIRRSKGNNIGKIAYVHPTAGERYYLRLLLNIVKGPTSFDDLKRINEVVYPSYKEACYAYGLLSNDKEWHEALNEANRWAMPSQLRELLVTLILFCEVTDVKTLWENSYSMLSDDIERNKRRAFNHPTLVLQEDVKRSYTLIEIDKVLMRYGKSLKDIKEMPLPSFDDLKGVENKLVREEQMYDHEQLHQEWSGKVHQLNTEQLHVYEEVVDAAYHNKGGVMFLYGHGGTGKTFLYSRLGKFIVEGKIITGSKVGQKVIIPRIVMTSLDTKIPFILKRRQYSLRPCYAMTINKSQGQSLDYVGVYLPKPVFSHGQLYVAASRTTLPEVLRFYIDDMDQMYPGDTRNIVYKEVFTNLPN